A single genomic interval of Arctopsyche grandis isolate Sample6627 chromosome 8, ASM5162203v2, whole genome shotgun sequence harbors:
- the LOC143915702 gene encoding splicing factor YJU2 codes for MSERKVLNKYYPPDFDPSKIPRMKLAKNRQYTVRLMAPFNMRCVTCGEYIYKGKKFNARKEDVENQDYLGIRIYRFYIKCTRCLQEISFKTDPKNTDYEIEAGATRNFMALKLAVEQAKREEDELKEEEANNPMKLLENRTEQSRNEIELLESLEELKDLNRRQAAVDYDTMLQQYVGETAEARRVREEKEDEDFLKSVKFQNKNRIILAEEIIEEIEEDDSNPVPFKRIKKESDDSAKASSTVTSFSGTLAKSTKPAEPRNKSIGSHSMRGGLSNLVRVKKPNAESNNEISGQIKNSENSNVSDDKPKPPAASGLSLLAGYSDSDSNNSADES; via the exons ATGTCTGAACGAAAAGTTTTAAAC AAATACTATCCACCGGATTTTGATCCGTCTAAGATACCCCGTATGAAATTGGCCAAAAATCGACAATACACAGTACGGCTGATGGCTCCGTTCAATATGAGGTGTGTCACATGCGGCGAGTACATATACAAAGGAAAAAAGTTCAATGCCAGAAAAGAAGATGTCGAAAACCAGGACTATCTCGGCATCAGAATCTATAGATTTTATATAAAG TGTACTCGCTGCCTTCAAGAAATATCCTTTAAGACAGATCCGAAGAATACAGATTATGAAATAGAAGCTGGTGCTACGAGGAATTTTATGGCTCTCAAGCTAGCCGTAGAACAGGCTAAAAGAGAAGAAGACGAGCTCAAAGAAGAAGAGGCAAATAATCCAATGAAGCTTTtgg AAAATCGAACGGAACAATCCAGAAATGAAATTGAGCTATTGGAGTCTTTGGAAGAACTTAAGGATTTGAATAGACGTCAGGCAGCCGTCGATTATGATACAATGCTTCAACAATACGTCGGTGAAACTGCCGAAGCACGCCGTGTTAGAGAAGAAAAAGAAGATGAAGACTTTTTAAA ATCAGTGAAATTCCAAAATAAGAACAGGATTATATTAGCCGAAGAAATAATCGAAGAGATTGAAGAGGACGATTCAAATCCCGTGCCTTTCAAGAGGATTAAGAAAGAGAGCGACGATAGTGCTAAAGCATCATCGACCGTTACTTCGTTCAGTGGCACTTTAGCTAAAAGTACAAAACCGGCAGAGCCCAGGAACAAGAGCATCGGATCGCATTCAATGAGAGGAGGCTTATCTAATTTAGTGAGGGTCAAGAAGCCGAACGCCGAATCAAACAATGAAATTTCCGGTCAAATCAAAAATTCCGAGAATAGCAACGTAAGCGACGATAAACCAAAGCCACCAGCCGCCAGTGGGTTATCACTGTTGGCCGGCTACTCCGATAGCGACAGTAATAACAGTGCAGATGAATCATAG